The DNA region TAATTTTTTTCAATGCATCTTTATCAGCACCGCTTTTTACCGTTTCAAGAAATGCTTTTAGTGACAATTCTCCTTCACCAATACACACAAAATCTGCTATCTGTGCACAACGTTCAGGTTCCGTAGTCGCTTCAATTCCACCCCAAATAACATATGTTTCAGGCAGTACTTCACGAACTATCTTTGTTATATCCGAAGCAACCTGGAAATCCTCTGCGGTTAGACTGATGCCGACTACTTTTGGATTTTCTTCTAATAGGAGTTGTTTTATATGTTGATGTTGATTTCTGCTTGCATATTTTTTAAATACTGGGAAATATAAAAGGAGAGAGTCAAAGCCTTCCTGGCGAAGGTATAAATGTAATCCTTTTAATCCTAATATATCGAGGTTTGGTTGTGCTGAAACTAATAATATATCTGTCATTTGTTTTTACCACCTTGTATATAACAAACGTATTAAAAAGAATATTCTGTATCCTGATTACATTTTTATTGATACGTTACAAACATAAGAAATATGGCACTTATTACAATAATTATACCTGTTTCAAGGTATTCAAATCGTTTTTAAAGAAAGGTATAAGTTCAATCATTTGTTATTTTAAAAAAGATTTTGCATTAAAGTAATATATAATAAAATAGTAGATTTTGGAGGAACTTTAATGGTGCATAATTTAAACCCTGAAGAACGTAGGAAATATCCCCGCAGTAAGCACGGGTTAAAACTTCCTATTGAATCAAAAGGACCGGGAATATTAAACCATGTGGATAATATCAGTGCAAATGGGGTTCTATGTCACACAGTTCAACCTATTCCACTGATGACGCGGATGCAAATCGTGGTAGAATTACCGAAACCATTTGAACACCGTATTCAAGCAGAAGGTGTTGTTGTTCGCTGTATAAAAGAAGAACTCGGAGATGACCACTTTAAAGTAGGGATTGTGTTTACTCGAATCAATGAAAAGGACCAAGAGACAATTCGTGAATTCGTTGAAACGACTTTATCTAAAAAGGATGATTAGGAAGAAGATGAATTATGATTAAAGATGTAGGTGCAATTAAGGAAGTAAAAAGAGGGAAGAAAGGGAAATCCAAAGAAACCACAGATAATAAAACAGTAAAGAAGATTTTACTTTTTGGCAAAGATGCTGAACAGTTAATCCCCCTATTTAGAAAGCATCCAGAACTTACAGTTGTCCGTGATAATCCTGATTATGTTTTGAGTTATGGGGGTGACGGAACTTTATTAGCCTCCGAACATGCTTATCCTTATATTCCAAAGATTCCAGTATTGAATAGTATGCGTGGGCATCGCTGTATACCCCATCCACCGGAGGAAGTTATTGCAAGACTCGCAGAGGATAAACTTATTGCTTACCGGTATATGAAACTCACTTGCAGTATATATCCCGGTGGACAAACAAACCCGACACATCAAATTGAATCGCTCAATGAAATTACCGTCGCTAAAGGGCGAATCAACTCCGCAGTGCGATTTAAACTTTGGGTTGATGGTGTATCGTATGAAGGAGAAGATAAAGATATCCTTG from Candidatus Hydrogenedens sp. includes:
- a CDS encoding PilZ domain-containing protein — translated: MVHNLNPEERRKYPRSKHGLKLPIESKGPGILNHVDNISANGVLCHTVQPIPLMTRMQIVVELPKPFEHRIQAEGVVVRCIKEELGDDHFKVGIVFTRINEKDQETIREFVETTLSKKDD